A region of Halalkaliarchaeum desulfuricum DNA encodes the following proteins:
- the lonB gene encoding ATP-dependent protease LonB, with protein MPEGSQDGEEPDGNEQTDDDDPWRSPGSTIEETLAGNGESPGETFDEDIDEQPAGGDEQLSDTHGENEEPTIDDLGSDVEIDAEIEDDPDPEDLLGGLKIDSTEEINIPERLVDQVIGQEHARDVIIKAAKQRRHVMMIGAPGTGKSMLAKAMSELLPKEELQDVLVYHNPDDGNKPKVRTVPAGKGEQIVQAHKEEARKRNQMRSFLMWIIIIVVLGYALIIAGQILLGILAAGIIYIAFKYASRGSDAMVPNLLVNNADTKTAPFRDATGAHAGALLGDVRHDPFQSGGMETPSHDRVEAGAIHKANKGVLFVDEINTLDIRSQQHLMTAIQEGEFGITGQSERSSGAMVQTEPVPTDFIMIAAGNLDAMENMHPALRNRIKGYGYEVYMEETIEDTPEMRRKYARFVAQEITKDGRLPEFTDDAIREIILESKRRAGRKNHLSLHFRTLGGLVRVAGDIARGEDAEMTTRQHVLAAKDRSRSIEQQLADDYIERRKDYEIQVAEGYVVGRVNGLAVMGEDSGIMLPVMAEVAPSQGPGDVIATGQLKEMAQESVSNVSAIIKKFSDVNISEKDIHIQFIQAGQQGVDGDSASITVAAAVISALEEVGVDQSLAMTGSLSVRGDVLPVGGVTHKIEAAAKSGCDRVIIPESNKQDVMIEDEYEEMIEIIPVSHISEVLDVALEGEPEKDSLVDRLKNITGSALNEGASVAGPSSPSPQ; from the coding sequence ATGCCCGAGGGGTCGCAAGACGGAGAGGAGCCCGACGGGAACGAACAGACCGACGACGACGATCCGTGGCGATCCCCCGGATCGACGATCGAAGAAACGCTCGCCGGAAACGGCGAATCACCGGGAGAGACGTTCGATGAAGACATCGACGAGCAGCCGGCGGGCGGCGACGAGCAACTGTCCGACACCCACGGGGAAAACGAGGAGCCGACGATCGACGACCTCGGTAGCGACGTCGAGATCGACGCCGAGATCGAAGACGATCCCGACCCGGAAGACCTGCTCGGCGGGCTGAAAATCGACTCGACCGAGGAGATCAACATTCCCGAACGGCTGGTCGACCAGGTGATCGGTCAGGAACACGCCCGGGACGTCATCATCAAAGCCGCCAAACAGCGGCGGCACGTGATGATGATCGGCGCCCCGGGGACGGGGAAGTCGATGCTCGCGAAGGCGATGTCCGAGCTTCTCCCGAAAGAGGAGCTTCAGGACGTTCTCGTCTACCACAACCCGGACGACGGCAACAAGCCGAAGGTCCGGACCGTCCCGGCGGGGAAGGGCGAACAGATCGTCCAGGCCCACAAGGAGGAGGCCCGAAAGCGCAACCAGATGCGATCGTTCCTGATGTGGATCATCATCATCGTGGTACTCGGGTATGCGCTCATTATCGCCGGTCAGATCCTGCTCGGTATCCTTGCAGCCGGCATTATCTACATCGCGTTCAAATACGCCTCCCGTGGTTCGGACGCGATGGTGCCGAACCTACTGGTGAACAACGCCGACACCAAGACGGCGCCGTTCCGTGACGCGACGGGTGCCCACGCCGGGGCGCTCCTGGGCGACGTTCGCCACGACCCGTTCCAGTCCGGCGGGATGGAGACCCCGAGCCACGACCGCGTGGAGGCCGGGGCCATCCACAAGGCGAACAAGGGCGTGTTGTTCGTCGACGAGATCAACACGCTCGACATCCGCAGCCAGCAGCACCTGATGACCGCGATCCAGGAAGGCGAGTTCGGCATCACCGGTCAGTCCGAGCGCTCCTCGGGTGCGATGGTCCAGACGGAGCCGGTGCCGACCGACTTCATCATGATCGCGGCGGGGAACCTCGACGCGATGGAGAACATGCACCCCGCGCTGCGGAACCGCATCAAGGGATACGGGTACGAGGTGTACATGGAGGAAACCATCGAAGATACCCCCGAGATGCGGCGCAAGTACGCCCGGTTCGTCGCCCAAGAGATCACCAAGGACGGAAGGCTCCCCGAGTTCACCGACGACGCCATCCGGGAGATCATCCTCGAGTCGAAACGGCGGGCCGGGCGGAAGAACCATCTGTCGCTTCACTTCCGTACGCTCGGTGGACTGGTCCGCGTCGCCGGCGACATCGCCCGCGGCGAGGACGCCGAGATGACCACGCGTCAGCACGTCCTCGCCGCGAAGGACCGCTCGCGGTCCATCGAACAGCAGTTGGCCGACGATTACATCGAACGCCGGAAGGACTACGAGATTCAGGTCGCGGAAGGCTACGTGGTCGGCCGCGTCAACGGGCTCGCTGTGATGGGCGAAGACTCGGGGATCATGCTGCCTGTCATGGCCGAAGTCGCCCCCTCACAAGGTCCCGGCGACGTGATCGCCACCGGGCAACTCAAGGAGATGGCCCAGGAGTCGGTGTCGAACGTCTCGGCGATCATCAAGAAGTTCTCCGACGTGAACATCTCCGAGAAGGACATCCACATCCAGTTCATCCAGGCGGGCCAACAGGGCGTCGACGGCGACTCGGCGTCGATTACTGTCGCGGCTGCCGTCATCTCGGCGCTGGAGGAGGTCGGCGTCGACCAGAGCCTCGCGATGACCGGATCGCTGTCGGTCCGCGGTGACGTGCTCCCCGTCGGCGGCGTGACCCACAAGATCGAGGCGGCCGCGAAGTCCGGCTGTGACCGCGTTATCATCCCCGAATCGAACAAACAGGACGTGATGATCGAAGACGAGTACGAGGAGATGATCGAGATCATCCCGGTTTCGCACATCAGCGAGGTGCTCGACGTCGCCCTCGAGGGCGAGCCGGAGAAGGACTCTCTGGTCGATCGACTCAAGAACATCACCGGATCTGCGCTGAACGAGGGGGCCAGCGTGGCCGGACCGTCGAGTCCGAGCCCGCAGTAG
- a CDS encoding CPBP family intramembrane glutamic endopeptidase — translation MPDWTTFTAFAAVTAVLVLVLARASQSMLVRTEESDRSNGLDDREFDEREVDEREVDEREVDEREIDDHEQPEGDGGTVASGGRSVPSTGPELTTTALLANVAVSQGAFLLLIALAAWLLGIPAWAFGVSEATVGVDFVALGVVAGVVLYVGNEAAAAIGKRHGFTGSEELRRRLAPDTVSGWVALLFVVLPLIAVFEELLFRGALIGVAAAGFDVSPWLLAVVSSIAFGFGHGAQGRLGIVVTGVLGFLLAVLFIVSGSLLLVIVAHYVINALEFLVHEALGWEPFGGEPRSGTRSKAN, via the coding sequence ATGCCGGACTGGACGACGTTTACGGCGTTTGCAGCCGTGACGGCTGTGCTCGTGTTGGTTCTGGCTCGCGCCTCGCAGTCGATGCTGGTTCGGACAGAAGAGTCGGACCGTTCGAACGGACTCGACGATCGTGAATTCGACGAGAGAGAAGTCGACGAGAGAGAAGTCGACGAGAGAGAAGTCGACGAGAGAGAAATAGACGATCACGAGCAACCTGAAGGTGACGGGGGGACAGTCGCTTCCGGCGGCAGATCAGTACCCTCCACTGGGCCGGAGCTTACGACGACCGCGCTACTCGCCAACGTCGCCGTCTCTCAGGGTGCGTTTCTCCTCTTGATCGCTCTTGCAGCCTGGCTGCTCGGAATTCCGGCGTGGGCGTTCGGCGTCAGCGAAGCGACGGTCGGCGTCGATTTCGTCGCTTTGGGCGTCGTCGCCGGCGTCGTCCTGTACGTCGGAAACGAGGCGGCAGCGGCAATCGGCAAGCGACACGGGTTCACGGGCTCTGAAGAGCTCCGTCGCCGCCTGGCACCCGACACCGTCTCGGGATGGGTGGCGTTGCTCTTCGTCGTGCTTCCGCTGATCGCCGTCTTCGAGGAGTTGCTCTTTCGAGGGGCCCTGATCGGCGTCGCCGCCGCGGGGTTCGACGTCTCCCCGTGGCTGCTCGCGGTCGTCTCTTCGATCGCCTTCGGCTTCGGTCACGGCGCACAGGGGCGGCTGGGGATCGTGGTGACCGGAGTGCTCGGATTCCTCCTCGCGGTCCTGTTCATCGTGTCCGGGAGTTTGCTTCTCGTGATCGTGGCCCACTACGTAATCAACGCTCTCGAGTTCCTGGTCCACGAGGCGCTCGGCTGGGAACCGTTCGGCGGCGAACCGCGATCGGGCACACGATCGAAGGCGAACTAG
- a CDS encoding DUF7095 family protein has product MERDAAFEWIESMLDVLDDEVMPVPVREVWVYGDLAIGLDPIDRLDVYLTKDILMRGDDEAAAEFENAHGVKGVGRTVRTEWAREHPEYVATNENGYAAPERCLAAHLLDATSRRTPSTDERTTGESPVHFEVCNASFDANVTQRLKGALSREAYGELLDPRGVCLWLDGRRDEEALERLREGSFAMPTLSDALGMIGADPEVADAAARTIRERRREQSGSSVRGDVV; this is encoded by the coding sequence ATGGAACGCGACGCCGCCTTCGAGTGGATCGAATCGATGCTCGACGTTCTCGACGACGAGGTGATGCCGGTTCCCGTCCGCGAGGTGTGGGTGTACGGCGACCTCGCGATCGGATTGGACCCGATCGATCGGCTCGACGTGTATCTCACCAAGGACATCCTCATGCGGGGTGACGACGAGGCGGCCGCCGAGTTCGAGAACGCACACGGCGTGAAAGGTGTCGGACGTACAGTCAGGACGGAGTGGGCTCGCGAACATCCCGAGTACGTCGCGACGAACGAAAACGGATACGCTGCACCGGAGCGTTGCCTGGCGGCACACCTCCTGGACGCGACGTCGCGGAGAACCCCGTCGACGGACGAACGAACGACGGGGGAGTCCCCAGTACACTTCGAGGTGTGCAACGCCAGTTTCGACGCGAACGTCACGCAGCGACTGAAGGGGGCGCTCTCCCGCGAGGCGTACGGCGAGCTGCTCGATCCCCGGGGCGTCTGTCTGTGGCTCGACGGCCGCCGGGACGAGGAAGCGCTGGAGCGCCTGCGCGAGGGGTCGTTCGCGATGCCCACGCTGTCGGACGCCCTGGGGATGATCGGTGCCGACCCCGAGGTCGCCGATGCGGCGGCACGAACGATCCGCGAGCGTCGGCGCGAACAGTCGGGATCCAGCGTTCGCGGCGACGTCGTCTAG
- a CDS encoding ZIP family metal transporter, giving the protein MGLLENLALVLASGVFTALVCGLGTLPFFVTDEFDDRVTVGLWGLAGGIMLSASLFGFIVEGLGEGTATQVTLGLVTGVVLVVVANRLISTHEFRPRELTQAQTKKLVLIIGVLTIHSFPEGVALGVAFADLGVEGGIPVAGFTVPVLAIVITLAISIQNIPEGLAVAIPMHTYGVAPWKMFAAAVFSSIPQPIGAGVAYVFVTIAREFLPFGFGFAAGAMIYLVFHDLLPEGLDHGSDLPGGGRKELALGLAIGFAVMIPLLLLTE; this is encoded by the coding sequence ATGGGTCTCCTCGAGAACCTCGCTCTCGTCCTCGCCTCCGGGGTCTTTACGGCGCTGGTCTGCGGCCTGGGAACGCTTCCGTTCTTCGTTACCGACGAGTTCGACGACCGGGTCACAGTCGGGCTCTGGGGGTTGGCCGGCGGGATCATGCTTTCGGCGTCGCTTTTCGGTTTCATCGTCGAAGGTCTCGGGGAGGGGACCGCGACGCAGGTGACGCTGGGGCTGGTCACCGGGGTGGTTCTGGTCGTCGTCGCGAACCGTCTCATCTCCACTCACGAGTTCCGGCCTCGGGAACTCACCCAGGCACAGACGAAGAAACTCGTGTTGATTATCGGCGTCTTGACGATCCACAGTTTTCCCGAGGGAGTGGCGCTGGGTGTCGCGTTCGCGGATCTGGGGGTCGAAGGCGGGATCCCCGTTGCCGGCTTCACAGTACCGGTACTCGCGATCGTGATCACGCTGGCGATCTCGATCCAGAACATCCCCGAAGGGCTGGCGGTCGCCATCCCGATGCACACCTACGGCGTCGCCCCCTGGAAAATGTTCGCGGCGGCCGTCTTCTCGAGCATCCCACAGCCGATCGGCGCCGGAGTCGCGTACGTGTTTGTCACGATCGCCCGGGAGTTTCTCCCCTTCGGCTTCGGCTTTGCCGCCGGCGCGATGATCTATCTGGTGTTTCACGATCTCCTACCGGAGGGGCTCGATCACGGATCGGACCTCCCGGGCGGCGGGCGCAAGGAACTCGCTTTGGGACTCGCCATCGGCTTCGCAGTGATGATCCCGCTGCTGTTGCTCACGGAGTGA
- the tmk gene encoding dTMP kinase, whose protein sequence is MLVTLEGLDGTGKTTVWEALQPRYPDAVFTHEPTDSWYGDAVNRSIAADDADSLAELFLYTADHADHLSRVVRPALSAGKLVVSDRYSDSRFAYQGATLAAETDLERPMEYVRGIHSAFSRTPDLTLYFDLDPETAAERAGATNKFEQVEYLRAVRENYERLLSSEPGRFVRIDASRSPETVIERCERVLADRVEG, encoded by the coding sequence ATGCTCGTCACCCTGGAGGGACTCGACGGAACGGGGAAAACGACTGTGTGGGAGGCCTTACAGCCTCGATATCCCGACGCGGTTTTCACCCACGAACCGACCGATTCCTGGTACGGCGACGCGGTGAATCGGTCGATCGCCGCCGACGACGCCGACTCGCTGGCCGAACTGTTTCTCTATACGGCCGATCACGCCGACCACCTCTCGCGGGTCGTCCGACCGGCGCTCTCGGCGGGAAAACTGGTCGTCTCGGACCGATACTCCGATTCCCGGTTCGCGTACCAGGGCGCGACGCTGGCGGCGGAGACCGACCTGGAACGACCCATGGAGTACGTTCGCGGCATTCACTCGGCGTTTTCACGGACACCCGACCTCACACTCTACTTCGATCTCGACCCGGAAACTGCGGCCGAACGGGCCGGCGCGACGAACAAGTTCGAACAGGTCGAGTATCTGCGTGCCGTCCGCGAGAACTACGAGCGACTGCTCAGTTCTGAACCGGGTCGGTTCGTCCGGATCGACGCCTCGCGATCCCCGGAAACCGTAATCGAGCGATGCGAACGGGTTCTCGCCGATCGGGTCGAGGGCTGA
- a CDS encoding complex I NDUFA9 subunit family protein — MRVLVAGGNGFVGTHLCRELVDRGHEVTVLARTPDEDDLPEGVDAVVGDVTAIDSLEPAVADRDAVVNLVALSPLSVPDGGNEMHDLVHRRGTENLVTAAEQAGVDRFVQMSALGADPDGDTAYIRAKGRAETAVRKSDLSWVVFRPSVVFGEGGEFVSFTKRLKRMFAPGVPVYPLPGGGKTRFQPIYVGDLATMLADGVEADEHAEKTYDIGGPESLTLREITELVYESEGKNVTIISLPMALAGVGLTVLDVVPGFPMGPDQYRSLKFDNTTSENDVGAFGVDEEELLTFREYLGV; from the coding sequence ATGAGAGTGCTCGTTGCGGGCGGAAACGGTTTTGTCGGAACTCACCTCTGTCGCGAACTTGTCGATCGCGGCCACGAGGTGACGGTGTTGGCCCGAACACCGGACGAAGATGATCTGCCCGAGGGGGTCGACGCCGTCGTCGGCGACGTCACGGCGATCGACTCGCTCGAGCCTGCCGTCGCCGATCGGGACGCCGTGGTGAACCTGGTGGCGCTTTCGCCGCTGTCGGTTCCGGACGGCGGAAACGAGATGCACGACCTCGTCCACCGACGGGGGACCGAAAACCTGGTCACTGCGGCCGAACAGGCCGGCGTGGATCGGTTCGTACAGATGAGCGCCCTCGGCGCGGACCCCGACGGTGACACCGCCTACATTCGGGCGAAGGGTCGGGCGGAGACCGCCGTTCGGAAGTCGGACCTCTCGTGGGTGGTCTTCCGACCGTCGGTGGTCTTCGGCGAGGGAGGGGAGTTCGTCTCCTTCACCAAACGACTCAAGAGGATGTTCGCTCCCGGCGTTCCCGTCTATCCGCTCCCAGGTGGAGGGAAGACCCGGTTCCAACCGATTTACGTCGGCGATCTCGCGACCATGCTCGCCGACGGCGTTGAGGCGGACGAACACGCCGAGAAGACGTACGATATCGGCGGACCGGAATCGCTCACCCTCCGAGAGATCACGGAGCTGGTGTACGAGTCGGAGGGGAAAAACGTCACCATCATTTCGCTTCCGATGGCGCTTGCCGGCGTCGGGTTGACCGTTCTCGACGTCGTGCCTGGATTCCCGATGGGACCGGACCAGTATCGGTCTCTCAAGTTCGACAACACCACGAGTGAAAACGACGTCGGGGCGTTCGGCGTCGACGAGGAGGAGCTACTGACGTTTCGGGAATATCTGGGGGTCTGA
- a CDS encoding tubulin/FtsZ family protein: protein MKLAMIGFGQAGGKIVDKFIEYDERHGSEIVRSAIAVNTAKADLMGLKHIPQDKRVLIGQARVKGHGVGADNELGAEIAEEDIDEIQGAIDSIPVHEVDAFLIVAGLGGGTGSGGAPVLAKHLKRIYTEPVYGLGILPGSDEGGIYTLNAARSFQTFVREVDNLLVFDNDAWRKTGESVSGGYNQINEEIVRRFGILFGAGEVSKGQEVAESVVDSSEIINTLSGGGVSTVGYASEDVEPRESGGLLSRLRGEDSDDDLDTAHTTNRITSLVRKAALGRLTLPCEIEGAERALLVMAGPPRYLNRKGIERGRKWIEEQTGSMEVRGGDYPVRGSDFVAGVILLSGVTNVPRIKELQQVAIEAQDNLDEIREESEENLSSLVNDDADELESLF from the coding sequence ATGAAACTCGCAATGATCGGCTTCGGGCAGGCAGGGGGAAAGATCGTCGACAAGTTCATCGAGTACGACGAAAGACACGGCTCCGAGATCGTCCGGTCCGCGATCGCGGTGAACACTGCGAAAGCGGATCTGATGGGATTGAAACACATCCCACAGGACAAGCGAGTACTCATCGGACAGGCCCGGGTGAAGGGTCACGGTGTCGGCGCCGACAACGAACTCGGCGCAGAGATCGCAGAAGAGGACATCGACGAGATCCAGGGTGCGATCGACTCGATCCCCGTCCACGAAGTGGACGCGTTCCTCATCGTCGCCGGTCTCGGTGGGGGGACCGGTTCCGGCGGCGCCCCGGTGCTCGCGAAGCATCTCAAGCGGATCTACACCGAACCCGTCTACGGACTGGGCATCCTTCCGGGCTCGGACGAGGGTGGAATCTACACGCTGAACGCCGCACGATCGTTCCAGACGTTCGTCCGCGAGGTCGACAACCTCCTCGTGTTCGACAACGACGCGTGGCGAAAAACCGGCGAGTCGGTCTCGGGGGGGTACAATCAGATCAACGAGGAGATCGTCCGCCGGTTCGGCATCCTCTTTGGCGCCGGCGAGGTTTCCAAAGGGCAGGAGGTGGCCGAAAGCGTCGTCGACTCTTCGGAGATCATCAACACGCTTTCGGGCGGCGGCGTCTCGACGGTCGGCTACGCGAGCGAGGACGTCGAACCGCGGGAGTCGGGTGGGCTGCTCTCCCGGCTCCGGGGCGAAGACAGCGACGACGACCTCGACACCGCACACACGACGAACCGGATCACGAGTCTCGTTCGGAAGGCAGCCCTCGGTCGGCTGACGCTTCCCTGTGAGATCGAGGGTGCCGAACGCGCCCTCCTCGTGATGGCCGGTCCGCCGCGATACCTCAACCGGAAGGGGATCGAACGGGGGCGCAAATGGATCGAAGAGCAGACCGGTAGCATGGAGGTCCGCGGCGGCGACTACCCCGTTCGGGGAAGCGACTTCGTCGCCGGCGTCATCCTCCTTTCGGGCGTCACGAACGTCCCGCGCATCAAGGAACTCCAGCAGGTAGCGATCGAGGCGCAGGACAACCTCGACGAGATCCGGGAGGAAAGCGAGGAGAACCTCTCGAGTCTCGTCAACGACGACGCGGACGAGCTGGAGTCGCTGTTTTAA
- a CDS encoding mechanosensitive ion channel family protein gives MSVLQVQTVLEAIDVGTVATGVVAFVVGFVVVLLLGKVAFVPVVRRALGTRGFDDAVRSLGTSVANAVVWLAAIAVAFTVAGFGAFLSAFAVFGGAFALAIGFAAQDLLGNFVAGIFILKDKPFEVGDWIEWEGNSGRVEDIDLRVSRVRTFDNERITVPNGDLANNAVTNPVAYETLRQKFVFGIGYDDDIDEATDYILEAAREHPEILEDPAPSVRLVDLGDSDVGLQARIWIEEPDRADFMRVRSEYVQAVKERFDEEGIDIPYVHRELTGSVELVERAAEPPE, from the coding sequence ATGTCTGTGTTACAGGTGCAGACGGTGTTAGAGGCCATCGACGTCGGCACAGTCGCGACCGGGGTGGTAGCGTTCGTCGTCGGGTTCGTCGTCGTCCTTCTACTGGGGAAGGTCGCGTTCGTGCCGGTCGTTCGGCGAGCACTCGGTACGCGAGGGTTCGACGATGCAGTACGGAGCCTCGGAACGAGCGTCGCGAACGCGGTCGTGTGGCTCGCGGCAATCGCCGTCGCCTTTACCGTCGCCGGCTTCGGCGCGTTCCTCTCTGCGTTCGCCGTCTTCGGAGGCGCGTTCGCGCTGGCGATCGGGTTCGCCGCACAGGATCTCCTGGGCAACTTCGTCGCCGGCATCTTCATCCTGAAGGACAAGCCGTTCGAGGTCGGCGACTGGATCGAGTGGGAGGGCAACAGCGGCCGGGTCGAGGACATCGACCTCCGCGTCTCCCGGGTCCGAACGTTCGACAACGAACGGATTACCGTCCCGAACGGTGACCTCGCCAACAACGCGGTGACGAACCCGGTCGCCTACGAGACGCTGCGTCAAAAGTTCGTCTTCGGCATCGGTTACGACGACGACATCGACGAAGCGACCGACTACATCCTCGAGGCCGCCCGAGAGCATCCCGAGATTCTCGAGGATCCCGCTCCGTCGGTTCGGCTCGTCGACCTGGGCGACTCCGACGTCGGTCTGCAGGCCAGAATCTGGATCGAGGAACCCGATCGCGCCGACTTCATGCGCGTTCGCTCGGAGTACGTTCAGGCGGTGAAAGAGCGCTTCGACGAGGAGGGAATCGACATACCGTACGTCCACCGGGAGCTCACCGGGAGCGTCGAACTCGTCGAACGGGCCGCAGAACCTCCCGAGTGA